The DNA sequence CGTCCGATGTCCGCGGGCATCCCCACCGCGTCGTAACCCAGCCTGGTGGGCAGCCCGTCCGGTATCCGGAGGCGCCGGCAGTGGTGTCGCCGGAAGCTCGTCGTGCCGGGCGACGAGGCGTCAGGGGCGATATGCGGTCGGTCCATGAGTCAGCGGCGCTCTTCCGTCCGCGACGCCAGCTCGGCCCATACGATCCGCCCCCGCCCGTGCGGGGCGTCCCTGACCCCCCAGGCGCTGCTCACCGCGCCGACCAGCAGGAGCCCGCGGCCGCCGTGCTCGTCGGGGCCCGGGGTGCGCGGCGCGGGCAGGGTGTGGGCCCGCGCCTGGTCCTCGACCTCGATGCGCAGAAGTCCCGCGCCACCGCCCAGTCTGCACTCCAGGCGATCGCTGGCGGTGTGCGCGATCACGTTGGTGACCAGCTCGGAGACCACGAGAAGGGCGTCGTCGCACATCTGGGAGCCCACGCCCCAGGCGAGCAGCCGCTCGCGCACGGCCGCGCGGACCGTGCCCACCGAGGAGGCGGTGGCCGGCAGCCTTAAGGCGCATGCCGGGTGCGTGTCCTGTTCCCGCGGCGTCCGAGGGGGAGCCGGGGGCAGGGCGAGGGAAGCCACGAGCGGTCGCCTTTCGTCTGCCTTCGCACCATGGACCGTGCCGCTCCCGCACTGCGCAGTGCCTACGGACGAACCCACGCAAGCGTTCCCACCGTGATCGGACGGTGTGACCACTGTGACAGCTGCAATAAGCGAGTTGCAAGCGGTAAGTTGAAAATTGCAAGTTGCCAACGGAGCCGAGAGGGAGGGTGATCACCCGGCGCGGCGCTCGTGACACACTGCAACGGTGAAGCTGGGTGTGGGGAGGTGGAGCGTGGCGGCGGAAACCGCATGGGGCGGTGCTCCCCCCGTCCTGCGCCTGATCCTCGGCAGGCAGCTGGAGGAGCTGCGGACCCGCGCCGGTCTGACGTACGACCAGGCGGGCGCGGTGATCGGGGTCAGCCACTCGACCATCCGCAGGATGGAATCCGCCAAGGTGGCCCGGCTCAGACTTCCGGACGTGGAGAAGCTGCTCCGGACGTACGGCGTCACCGACCAGCGTGAGCTGGACACCTTCCTGAAGTCGGTGCGCGAGGCCAACAAGCGCGGCTGGTGGCACACCTACCGCGATGTGATGCCGGACTGGTTCGCCGCGTATCTGAGCCTGGAGCAGGCGGCACTCCAGATCCGTGGCTACGAGGCGCAGTTCGTCCACGGGCTGCTCCAGACGGAGGACTACGCCCGTGCGCTGCTCAGCGCCGGCCATCCGCATGCCGCGCCGGAGGCCACCGAGCGCAGGGTCGCTCTGCGGATGCAGCGTCAGGAACTGCTGACCCGCGAGACCCCGCCCCGGGTGTGGGTCGTGATGGACGAGACGGTGCTGAGGTGGCCGGTCGGGGGCGCGGCCGTGATGCGCGCCCAGATCGACCACTTGATCGAGGTCAGCGCCCTGCCCCATGTCACCGTGCAGATCATGCCGTTCCGCAACGGTCCGCATCCCGCCATGCCGGCCGGTGCGTTCGACGTCTTCCGGTTCCGGGCCAAGGAGTTGCCCGACATCGTCTACCTCAGCGGGCTGGTCGGCGCCGTGTACCTGGACAAGGAGGAGGACGTGGTGGTCTACCGCGAGGTCCTGGACCGGTTGGGCGCCCAGTCGGTGCCCGCCCGGAAGACCGAGGACGTCCTCGGCGCGATTCGCAAGGAGCTCTGAAACGCCCTCAGCAGCGCACTCAGCAGCGCACCACTGACGATCCACGAAGATGCATGACCCGAAGACCGATGACGATCCAGACGATCCCATGGGAGGGGACGCGTTGAGCGAGAACGGATGGTCGGCCGACCGTATCGACACCGAGAGCGCGCATTCGGCACGTATCTACGACTACATCCTCGGCGGCAAGGACTACTACCCGGCCGACAAGGAAGCGGGCATCGCCATGTCCCGGGAGTGGCCCGCCCTGCCGATCCATATGCGGGCCAACCGCGACTTCATGAACCGGGCCGTGCGCTATCTGGCGGAGGAGGCGGGGGTCCGGCAGTTCCTGGACATCGGGACCGGCATCCCGACGTCACCCAACCTCCACGAGATCGCTCAGACGGTCGCCCCGGACGCCCGGGTCGTGTACGTGGACAACGACCCCATCGTCCTCACCCTCTCCCAGGGCCTGCTCGCCAGCACCCCCGAAGGCAGGACCGCCTATGTCGAGGCGGACATGTGCGACCCCGCCACCATCCTGGGCGCCCCCGAACTCCGCGACACCCTCGACCTCAGCCGGCCGGTCGCCCTGACCGTGATCGCCATCGTGCACTTCGTCCTGGACAAGGACGACGCCTACGGCATCGTCAACCGCCTCCTGGAGCCCCTGCCCTCCGGAAGCTATCTGGCGATGTCCATCGGCACCGCCGACTTCGCGCCGGACGAGGTGGCCCGGGTCGCTCGCGAGTACGCGGCGCGCGACATGCCCATGCGCCTGCGCACCGAGGCCGAGGCCAAGCGGTTCTTCGACGGCCTGGACCTGGTCGAACCCGGCCTCACCCAGGTCCACAAGTGGCGCCCGGACGGCGCCGGCACGGAAGACATCAAGGACGAGGACATCGCCATGTACGGGGCGGTCGCCCGAAAGCCCTGAGCAGCCCAGCCCCTACGCCCGCCAGCTGTAGCGGCGCTCCGGGCGCCCGGCGGTGCCGTAGCGCAGGGAGACGTCGGCGTTTCCGGTGGCGTGGAAGTACTCCAGGTAGCGGCGGGCGCTGACCCGGGAGATACCGGTGGTGGTGGCCGCCTCGGCGGCGGAGACGGTGCCGTCCGCCTCGCGCAGGGCGCGTTCGACGAGCTGGGCGGTCTCCACGCTCAGGCCCTTCGGCAGGGCGCTGCCCGCCGGGGGTGCGAAGGCCCCGGCCAGGACGCGGTCCACGTCCGCCTGGCCGCGGACCACCGTGGTGAGCAGCCGCCCGCGCTGGGTGGCGTACCGTTCGAGGCGGGGCTGGAGGTCCTCGTAGTCGAAGGGCTTGAGGAGGTAGTCGACCACGCCCTGGCGGACGGCGCCGCGCACCGCGTCCGCCTCCCGGGCCGCGGTGATCACCATGACGTCGCAGTCGTGGCCCGCGGTGCGCAGCCGGGGGATGACGTCCAGGCCGAAGAGGTCCGGCAGGTACAGGTCGAGCAGGACCAGGTCGGGGCGGAGGGCGTCGACCGCCTCGATGGCCTGTTCACCGGTGTGGGCGGTGCCGACGACGCGGAACGGTGCCACCCGTTCGACGAAGGTGCGGTGGACGCGGGCCACCATGAAGTCGTCGTCCACCACGAGCACGTCGATCGTGCCGGCCGGCTCGGTCATCGGGTCGCTCCTTCCGCCACCGCGTCGGCGGGGTGGCTGACGGACATGCGGGCGCTGAACATCGCGCCCTGCGGGGTGTTGGTCACCGCGACCTCGCCGCCGCGGCGCTCGCAGACGAGCCGGGTGAGGGCGAGCCCGATACCGCGCTCGCCCTCCCGGGCGGCCTTGGTGGTGAAGCCGTGGGCGAAGACCTCCTGGGCGAGTTCGGGGGCGACACCGGGACCTGAGTCGCGCACCACGATCTCCACGCTGGCGTTGTCCTGCCGCAGCTCCACCTCCACCCAGGGCTCGTCGCCGGTGCCGGGTTCGGATGTGGCGGCGTCGATGGCGTTGTCGACCAGATTGCCCACCACGGTCGCCACATCGGCGGCGTCCTCGGGGGTCAGCCGGCCGAGGGCGGTGCGGTCCGACAGGCGCAGGGCCACCTTCCGCTCGGCGGCCTGGGACGCCTTCGCCATCAGCAGCGCGGCGACGGCGGTGTCCCGGACCCGGCGGCCGATGGACATGTCGAGCGACTGGCGGCGCTGGTTCAGCGCCCGGATGTAGCGCACCACCTCCTCCTGCTCGCCGATCTGGATCAGCCCGGAGATGGTGTGCAGCTGGTTGGCGAACTCATGGGTCTGCGCCCGCAGCAGCTCCGAGGTGCTGCGGAAGGAGCCGATCTCGCGCTCCAGCCTCGCCAGCTCGGTGCGGTCCCGCAGGGTGGTGACGGAGCCGAGCGGCCGTCCGTCCTTGACGACGGTCATCCGGTTCATCACCAGGACGCGGCCGTGCCGGACGACGACCTCGTCCTTGGGGTCCGCCGACTCCTTCCGCGCACCGGCCAGCACGTCCAGCAGCCGCCCCTCGATGCCGAGCTCGGCCAGGTCCCGGCCCACGCAGTCCTCGGGCAGGTCCAGCAGCCGTCTGCCCACGTCGTTGACGAGGGTCACCCGCTGCTGCGGATCGAGGGCGACGACGCCCTCGGCGATGCCGTACAGCATCGCCTCGCGGTGCTCGGCCAGCCCGGTGATCTCACGCGGCTCCAGGCCGAGGGTCTGCCGTTTGACGCGCCGGGCGAGCAGCCAGGAGCCGACGACGCCGAGCGCGCTGGCGACGCCGAGGTAGACGGGCAGGTAGGAGGAGGCGCCGCTGAGCCGCTGCCACACCGTGGGGGACGCCTCGCCGATCATGACGGTGCCCAGGTTCCGGCCCAGGTCGTCCCCCGTGGCGCCGAGGACCGGCACCTGGGCCACCAGCTCCCGGCTGCCGTCCCAGTCCAGCGTGCCCGACCAGCCGCGGCCCTCGGCGACCCCCTTGCCCAGCGGCAGCCGGTCGCCGAGCACCGTGGGGTTGGTGGAGCTGACGATGCGGCCCTCGCGGTCGGCCACCGTCACGGACGTCACCCGCGACTGCACCCGCGTGGAGTACACCAGCGGGGCCAGCGCCTCCGCCGGGGAGGGCCCCACCAGCCGGCTGCGCACCAGCGGCTGGGCGGCCAGCTGCTCGGCGAGCGCACCGACCCGGCGGCCCTCCACCCGGTCGAAGGTGGCCTCCGACTGCGCGAGCGAGACCGCGGCGACCGCCATCAGCACCACGACCACGATGGCGAGCTGGAGGACCAGCATCTCGCCCGCGAGCGTTTGGCGACGGAACGCGGCGACCACAATGAACTCAATCTCTCCTGCTGACACAACCTGGGCAGGTGTTCCGCCAGGCCGCACAATCATGGCGTCCGCCGTGTGGGAAGCGAAAGGGAGGTGTGCCATGAGAGGCCGTACCCGCGCCCTGTCCGGCGCCCTCGCCGTGGTGCTGTCCCTGCTCGTCGGGGCCTGCGGCGCCTGGCCGGGCACCGGCGACGCCGCGGCCGACGGCCGGCGGATCGTGGTGCCCAACACACCCGGAGGCGGGTACGACACTACGGCACGGACCGTGGCCCGGGTGCTGGAGGAGACCGGGACCGCCTCGGACGTGGAGGTGTTCAACCTGCCCGGAGCCGGTGGCACCGTCGGTCTCCAGCGCACCGTCGACGAACGGGGCAACGGCCGGCTCGCCCTCCAGATGGGCCTCGGTGTGCTCGGCGCGTCACATGTCGCACACGCGAAGGTGACCGTCGCGCAGACCACGCCGATCGCCCGCCTGATCGAGGAACCCGAGGCGGTGGTGGTCCGCGCGGGCTCGCCCTACCGCACCCTCGCTGACCTGGTCGCCGCCTGGCGCGAGGACCCTCCAGGCGTCACGGTCGGGGGCGGCTCCTCACCGGGCGGCCCGGAGCACCTGCTGCCCATGGCCCTGGCCGACGCCATCGGCATCCAGCCGAAGAAGGTGCGGTACGTCGCCTACGACGGCGGGGGCGGCGACCTGCTGCCCGCGCTGCTGGACGGCCGGGTCGACTTCGCCACCAGCGGCGTCGGCGAGTTCCTCGGCCAGATCGCCGCCGGGCAGCTGAGGGTGCTCGCGGTCACCAGCGACCGGCCCGTCGCCACCCTGCCCGGGGTGCCGACGCTGAAGGCGGCCGGGATCGACCTGGTCTTCGACAACTGGCGGGGGATCGTCGCCCCGCCCGGCATCAGCGCCGCGGACCGGAAACGCTGGATCGAGGCGCTGACCGCGCTGCACACCTCCCGGCAGTGGCAGGCCGAGCTCACCCGCCACGGCTGGACCGACGCCTTCACCACAGGTGGCGCCTTCGCCACCTATCTGGCCCGGCAGGACAAGGCCGTGGCCGAGCTGGTCCGACACCTCGGACTGGACTGACCCACGCCCCCGACGGGCGC is a window from the Streptomyces luomodiensis genome containing:
- a CDS encoding ATP-binding protein, producing the protein MASLALPPAPPRTPREQDTHPACALRLPATASSVGTVRAAVRERLLAWGVGSQMCDDALLVVSELVTNVIAHTASDRLECRLGGGAGLLRIEVEDQARAHTLPAPRTPGPDEHGGRGLLLVGAVSSAWGVRDAPHGRGRIVWAELASRTEERR
- a CDS encoding helix-turn-helix domain-containing protein, whose protein sequence is MAAETAWGGAPPVLRLILGRQLEELRTRAGLTYDQAGAVIGVSHSTIRRMESAKVARLRLPDVEKLLRTYGVTDQRELDTFLKSVREANKRGWWHTYRDVMPDWFAAYLSLEQAALQIRGYEAQFVHGLLQTEDYARALLSAGHPHAAPEATERRVALRMQRQELLTRETPPRVWVVMDETVLRWPVGGAAVMRAQIDHLIEVSALPHVTVQIMPFRNGPHPAMPAGAFDVFRFRAKELPDIVYLSGLVGAVYLDKEEDVVVYREVLDRLGAQSVPARKTEDVLGAIRKEL
- a CDS encoding SAM-dependent methyltransferase encodes the protein MSENGWSADRIDTESAHSARIYDYILGGKDYYPADKEAGIAMSREWPALPIHMRANRDFMNRAVRYLAEEAGVRQFLDIGTGIPTSPNLHEIAQTVAPDARVVYVDNDPIVLTLSQGLLASTPEGRTAYVEADMCDPATILGAPELRDTLDLSRPVALTVIAIVHFVLDKDDAYGIVNRLLEPLPSGSYLAMSIGTADFAPDEVARVAREYAARDMPMRLRTEAEAKRFFDGLDLVEPGLTQVHKWRPDGAGTEDIKDEDIAMYGAVARKP
- a CDS encoding response regulator; this encodes MTEPAGTIDVLVVDDDFMVARVHRTFVERVAPFRVVGTAHTGEQAIEAVDALRPDLVLLDLYLPDLFGLDVIPRLRTAGHDCDVMVITAAREADAVRGAVRQGVVDYLLKPFDYEDLQPRLERYATQRGRLLTTVVRGQADVDRVLAGAFAPPAGSALPKGLSVETAQLVERALREADGTVSAAEAATTTGISRVSARRYLEYFHATGNADVSLRYGTAGRPERRYSWRA
- a CDS encoding sensor histidine kinase — protein: MVAAFRRQTLAGEMLVLQLAIVVVVLMAVAAVSLAQSEATFDRVEGRRVGALAEQLAAQPLVRSRLVGPSPAEALAPLVYSTRVQSRVTSVTVADREGRIVSSTNPTVLGDRLPLGKGVAEGRGWSGTLDWDGSRELVAQVPVLGATGDDLGRNLGTVMIGEASPTVWQRLSGASSYLPVYLGVASALGVVGSWLLARRVKRQTLGLEPREITGLAEHREAMLYGIAEGVVALDPQQRVTLVNDVGRRLLDLPEDCVGRDLAELGIEGRLLDVLAGARKESADPKDEVVVRHGRVLVMNRMTVVKDGRPLGSVTTLRDRTELARLEREIGSFRSTSELLRAQTHEFANQLHTISGLIQIGEQEEVVRYIRALNQRRQSLDMSIGRRVRDTAVAALLMAKASQAAERKVALRLSDRTALGRLTPEDAADVATVVGNLVDNAIDAATSEPGTGDEPWVEVELRQDNASVEIVVRDSGPGVAPELAQEVFAHGFTTKAAREGERGIGLALTRLVCERRGGEVAVTNTPQGAMFSARMSVSHPADAVAEGATR
- a CDS encoding Bug family tripartite tricarboxylate transporter substrate binding protein, coding for MRGRTRALSGALAVVLSLLVGACGAWPGTGDAAADGRRIVVPNTPGGGYDTTARTVARVLEETGTASDVEVFNLPGAGGTVGLQRTVDERGNGRLALQMGLGVLGASHVAHAKVTVAQTTPIARLIEEPEAVVVRAGSPYRTLADLVAAWREDPPGVTVGGGSSPGGPEHLLPMALADAIGIQPKKVRYVAYDGGGGDLLPALLDGRVDFATSGVGEFLGQIAAGQLRVLAVTSDRPVATLPGVPTLKAAGIDLVFDNWRGIVAPPGISAADRKRWIEALTALHTSRQWQAELTRHGWTDAFTTGGAFATYLARQDKAVAELVRHLGLD